Proteins encoded by one window of Flavobacterium sp. N502540:
- the eptA gene encoding phosphoethanolamine--lipid A transferase EptA — protein sequence MFTLKNNLRITHFVLLMSFLIFLFFHLPFYTFVFNNVDYKSLNGIVLIVSLVILMLVLNAFVLYLLFSLSRHVGKVLLILFFIVSSIAVYFVNTYSVIIDESMIGNILNTNYEESSSFFSFKVILYVIFLGIIPSIYIAKVKITKVPLKEFSITSALTLVFIAVLVFVNASNWLWIDKNSKRLGGLAMPWSYSVNTPLFYIHKFKKNEKEILLPNAVIKDNEKSVVVLVIGESARRQNFSLYGYKKNTNPLLSKTENVFHFNANSCATYTTAGVKCILEHKNSDDLYEILPNYLYRNNVEVIWRTTNWGEPPVHIKNYQNKETLKADCKGVECDYDEVLLRGLKEQIQASKKNKILIVLHTSTSHGPTYSKKYPPQFETFKPVCNSVELGKCSQNELLNAYDNTIVYTDYILHSVIEDLKELKEYKSTMIFVSDHGESLGEKNLYMHGVPISIAPKEQYEIPFIVWVSDHSKQLKPNETLTQNHVFHSVLKFLNVESPVYDEKMNIFK from the coding sequence ATGTTTACGTTAAAAAATAATTTAAGAATAACTCATTTTGTTCTATTGATGAGTTTTTTGATTTTTTTGTTCTTCCACCTGCCATTTTACACCTTTGTTTTTAACAATGTCGATTATAAAAGTCTAAACGGTATTGTCTTGATTGTGAGTTTGGTAATTTTAATGCTGGTTCTTAATGCATTTGTTTTATACCTGCTGTTTTCGCTCTCTCGTCATGTCGGAAAAGTTTTGCTGATCTTGTTTTTTATTGTTAGTTCAATTGCAGTCTACTTTGTGAATACGTATAGTGTCATCATTGATGAAAGTATGATTGGCAATATTTTGAATACCAATTACGAAGAATCGAGCAGTTTTTTTTCCTTTAAAGTAATTTTGTATGTAATTTTTCTTGGAATTATTCCGAGTATTTACATTGCAAAGGTCAAAATAACCAAGGTACCATTGAAGGAGTTTTCAATCACTTCTGCACTAACTTTAGTATTTATTGCCGTTTTAGTATTTGTTAATGCCAGCAATTGGCTTTGGATTGACAAAAACTCGAAACGACTTGGAGGTCTTGCAATGCCATGGTCATATTCGGTTAATACACCGCTATTTTACATTCATAAGTTCAAGAAAAATGAAAAGGAAATTTTACTGCCCAATGCTGTTATAAAAGATAACGAGAAATCGGTTGTGGTTTTGGTTATCGGAGAATCGGCCAGAAGACAAAATTTTTCTCTTTACGGTTATAAGAAAAACACCAATCCGTTACTTTCCAAAACAGAAAATGTATTTCATTTTAATGCCAATTCTTGTGCTACATATACTACCGCAGGTGTAAAATGTATTTTAGAGCATAAAAACAGTGATGACCTGTATGAAATTTTGCCTAATTATTTATATCGAAATAATGTTGAAGTCATTTGGAGAACGACCAATTGGGGAGAACCGCCAGTTCATATAAAGAACTATCAAAACAAGGAAACATTAAAAGCCGACTGTAAAGGTGTGGAATGTGATTATGATGAGGTTTTACTAAGAGGATTAAAAGAGCAGATTCAGGCCAGTAAAAAGAATAAAATACTAATTGTACTCCATACCAGTACAAGTCACGGTCCTACATACAGTAAAAAATATCCACCGCAATTTGAGACTTTTAAACCAGTTTGTAATAGTGTTGAATTGGGTAAATGTTCTCAAAATGAACTTCTTAATGCTTATGATAATACAATTGTGTATACCGATTATATACTTCATAGTGTAATTGAGGATTTAAAAGAATTAAAAGAATACAAAAGCACCATGATTTTTGTTTCAGATCACGGAGAATCTTTAGGAGAAAAAAATCTTTATATGCATGGTGTGCCTATTAGTATTGCCCCTAAAGAGCAATATGAGATTCCGTTTATTGTTTGGGTGTCTGATCATTCAAAACAGCTTAAGCCTAATGAAACATTAACTCAAAACCATGTTTTTCATAGTGTTTTAAAATTTCTTAATGTCGAAAGTCCGGTTTATGATGAGAAAATGAACATTTTTAAATAA
- a CDS encoding phosphatase PAP2 family protein — MNTSIIKNYSKLKFSLYFLPLFCLAALVLFLYYENALSVYNYAQIQKSSFLYINAHLGLYPNLQYNLTQLGDASIFLSFLTLFVLYAPKLWESLLSGLLFSLLFSCPLKAIFGVPRPAVIFNNEITCIMGRKLCGFNSLPSGHSIVVFTILTIILFAFMPQRLKFKILWSVSIITIGFILAFTRVGVGAHYPLDVITGSILGYISGISGIFISRKYKIGAWINNDKYYPIFIALFIICCICLVGKIIKENLIIYYLSFISLAVSLYKITYVYVKK; from the coding sequence ATGAATACTAGTATTATTAAAAATTATTCTAAACTTAAGTTCTCCTTATATTTTTTGCCCTTATTCTGTTTAGCTGCTCTTGTACTGTTTTTGTATTATGAGAATGCTTTAAGCGTTTATAATTACGCGCAAATTCAAAAAAGCAGCTTCCTTTACATTAATGCTCATTTGGGGCTTTATCCTAATTTACAATACAATCTTACTCAACTTGGAGATGCTTCGATTTTTTTATCCTTTTTAACCCTTTTTGTACTCTATGCGCCCAAATTATGGGAATCTTTACTGTCGGGGTTATTGTTTTCGCTATTATTTTCCTGTCCGTTAAAAGCAATATTTGGTGTTCCAAGACCTGCTGTAATTTTTAATAATGAAATTACATGTATTATGGGAAGAAAATTATGTGGCTTCAATAGTTTGCCTTCAGGACATTCGATTGTAGTTTTTACTATATTGACCATTATCTTATTTGCTTTTATGCCGCAGCGATTGAAATTTAAAATTCTGTGGTCAGTATCGATCATTACAATAGGATTTATTTTAGCATTTACAAGAGTAGGCGTAGGGGCACATTATCCCCTTGATGTAATTACAGGAAGTATTCTGGGGTATATTTCCGGAATCTCCGGTATTTTTATCAGCAGAAAATATAAAATAGGGGCTTGGATCAACAATGATAAATACTATCCTATTTTTATTGCATTGTTTATCATTTGTTGTATTTGCTTGGTAGGCAAAATTATTAAAGAAAATTTGATCATATATTATCTTTCGTTTATTAGCTTAGCAGTCTCACTTTATAAGATCACTTATGTTTACGTTAAAAAATAA
- a CDS encoding response regulator transcription factor, with amino-acid sequence MKILIIEDERQIAQNIRDYFKTNGIQCETAESYNLALSKIDSYDYDCILLDLMLPDGDGFDILRELKRKNKTDGVIVISAKETLETRIEGFNLGADDFLTKPFHLSELLVRMQALIRRKNFKGNNTIIFNEIVIDILSKSVMVNDIKLDLTKKEIDLLLFLIANDNKVLSKAAIAEHLSGDMADMLDNHDFIYAHIKNLKKKLSQAGSGDYIKTVYGLGYKWENE; translated from the coding sequence ATGAAAATTTTAATTATAGAAGACGAGCGGCAAATTGCTCAAAACATCAGGGATTATTTTAAAACAAACGGCATTCAGTGTGAAACAGCCGAAAGCTACAATTTGGCACTCAGCAAAATCGATTCTTATGATTATGACTGTATCCTTTTGGATCTCATGCTTCCTGACGGTGATGGTTTTGATATTTTAAGGGAACTCAAAAGAAAAAATAAAACGGACGGTGTTATTGTCATTTCTGCCAAAGAAACACTTGAAACGCGGATTGAAGGATTTAACCTTGGCGCAGATGATTTTCTAACCAAACCATTTCACCTTTCTGAACTATTGGTCCGCATGCAGGCTCTTATACGGCGCAAAAATTTTAAGGGAAATAATACTATCATTTTTAATGAAATTGTAATCGACATCCTTTCAAAATCGGTAATGGTAAACGATATTAAACTAGATCTTACCAAAAAAGAAATCGATCTGTTGTTGTTTTTAATTGCAAATGACAATAAAGTATTGTCGAAAGCCGCCATTGCTGAGCATCTTTCCGGAGATATGGCAGATATGCTGGACAATCATGATTTCATTTACGCGCACATTAAAAATTTAAAGAAAAAACTCAGTCAAGCAGGAAGCGGGGATTACATCAAAACAGTTTACGGACTGGGATACAAATGGGAAAATGAATAG
- a CDS encoding sensor histidine kinase, whose protein sequence is MNSKKLLQKTTSSFLTYAIIILVIAAPLFYFISQQLYIYETDEVLHFHKGAFIKESHKDFTQKDIDLWNKYNHEVMIVPDMGVKEDSIVGKMLYDSIAKEKEPFRVLYAPVTINGKKYTYNEKINLLEMEGMVFSIALIFLFIIIMLLIGIILISKATAAKIWSPFYNTLHQIENFEIDKNKPPHFLPTDIDEFDRLNKSLERLIEKNTAIYKNQREFVENAAHELQTPLALFQTKIDTLTQLNLDKEQSLLVSSLNLDVARLNRLNKNLLLLSKIDNENFIEKSTMVLTDYITKHLDFFTEQANTKNITISTEFASALTITGNPALTEVLINNLFLNAIRHNEQNGKIIIKVTEKELIFSNTGPATSLAIEKLFNRFYKNNPSSTGNGLGLAIIKKITELNHWEINYAFSNNRHSFTVKF, encoded by the coding sequence ATGAATAGCAAAAAATTACTTCAAAAAACAACCAGCAGTTTTCTTACTTATGCTATTATCATTTTAGTAATAGCAGCGCCATTATTCTACTTTATCAGCCAGCAGCTTTATATTTATGAGACTGATGAAGTACTGCATTTTCACAAAGGTGCTTTTATTAAAGAAAGTCATAAGGATTTTACACAAAAAGATATTGACTTATGGAACAAGTACAACCATGAAGTAATGATTGTTCCGGACATGGGCGTTAAAGAAGATTCTATTGTTGGAAAAATGCTTTATGATTCTATTGCAAAAGAAAAAGAGCCCTTTCGTGTGCTTTATGCTCCTGTAACTATAAACGGCAAGAAATACACCTACAACGAAAAAATAAATCTGTTGGAAATGGAAGGAATGGTATTTAGCATTGCCCTTATCTTTCTTTTTATCATTATTATGCTGTTAATCGGAATCATCTTGATTTCAAAAGCCACAGCAGCCAAAATATGGAGTCCTTTTTATAATACTTTGCATCAGATTGAGAATTTTGAAATAGACAAAAACAAACCTCCTCACTTTCTGCCTACCGATATAGATGAATTTGACCGTTTGAATAAAAGCCTTGAAAGACTGATTGAAAAAAACACCGCTATTTATAAAAATCAGAGAGAATTTGTCGAAAATGCAGCTCATGAACTTCAAACTCCACTAGCCCTCTTTCAAACCAAAATAGATACGCTGACACAATTGAATTTAGACAAAGAACAATCCCTTCTGGTTTCTTCTCTAAATCTTGATGTTGCAAGACTTAACAGATTGAATAAAAATCTATTGCTGCTGTCAAAAATTGACAATGAAAATTTTATTGAAAAAAGTACGATGGTCCTTACTGATTATATTACAAAGCATTTGGACTTTTTTACTGAACAGGCGAATACCAAAAACATAACAATCTCTACTGAATTTGCATCTGCATTAACCATTACAGGAAATCCGGCACTTACGGAAGTCCTTATTAATAATTTGTTTTTGAATGCGATTCGCCACAACGAGCAAAACGGAAAAATCATTATTAAAGTTACAGAGAAAGAATTGATTTTTTCAAACACCGGACCAGCCACTTCCCTCGCAATTGAAAAACTCTTTAATAGATTCTATAAAAACAACCCTTCTTCCACTGGTAATGGCCTTGGTCTCGCGATCATCAAAAAAATCACTGAACTGAATCACTGGGAAATAAACTATGCTTTTTCTAATAATAGGCACAGTTTTACAGTCAAATTTTAA
- a CDS encoding PepSY-like domain-containing protein yields the protein MKNSILACLALLFSSYAIAQKVNEKDIPTVVKSTFLKSYPNQNNVKWEKEKDNYEASFTVVKTEHAVLLDSNGSILETEEEISVKKLPAKALAYIQKNYKNKQIKEAAVITDAQGTITFEAQINAIDLIFDKQGTYIKSIAD from the coding sequence ATGAAAAATTCAATTCTGGCTTGTTTGGCCCTGCTTTTTTCATCTTATGCCATAGCGCAAAAAGTAAATGAAAAAGACATTCCCACTGTCGTAAAATCAACCTTTTTAAAATCTTATCCGAATCAGAACAATGTGAAGTGGGAAAAAGAAAAGGACAATTACGAAGCTTCTTTTACAGTTGTCAAAACGGAACACGCGGTACTTTTAGATTCCAACGGTAGTATTTTGGAAACTGAAGAAGAAATCAGCGTGAAAAAACTTCCGGCTAAAGCGTTGGCTTACATTCAAAAAAATTATAAAAACAAGCAGATAAAAGAAGCTGCTGTCATCACTGATGCTCAAGGCACGATAACTTTTGAAGCACAGATTAATGCTATCGATCTGATTTTTGACAAACAAGGAACTTACATTAAAAGCATAGCAGATTAA